One Ictalurus furcatus strain D&B chromosome 7, Billie_1.0, whole genome shotgun sequence genomic window, GTGTGTGTCAGACAGGAAACCCTCAGCCCACTCGTTTGGTTTCACACTGACGTCTAGGGCGTATGACAGCATGGTTACATTAATGGAGACCCTGTGGGCTACAGATGTAATATTTGAGTGTCGCATTAAAGATATTGTTGCGTAATTAATGACCAAACTACTTGGGGGCATTCTGTTTGGCGGGAAATAATCAGCAACCAGATGATGTGATGTGGGCTAATGTGAGATGGAATCACTTCTACCACCCCAAAATTGATTATattacaataacagcacatcctgaggtgttttattccttttataccccAGCCGTTTgccaaccttttttttaaagaacagcaaattttttaaccatttaatttAAAGGGACGTCCAAGAGACTTTACTTCCTATTATCACTTATTATACCATTATAAACAGtcactccctcaccagcctcttttttccttcttttgtgaAGGGAATAAGGCAACTTATGGCCATGCCGCACTGAGAACACCTGATCTAATCTGATCTCAGAAgtaataataagacaaaaaaaattgtgggtGCATGTTACAAAGAAACAACAAAGGGCAACattttctgaccagtcagactttctcatggtggaaaactttggtccaaacactaaacactccttccataagtgtcTCCTGACAGAAGTTTTACAGTTCCTTATGAgtgagttgttactatggaaacgggTATGGCGTTCTTTTGGTGatctgctgtgttttttgtttatgcCAGTCATATGTTTTGGTATTACGTCCAAAATGTTCGACTTcagtctcatcagaccataacacattattccacatggatttggtgatttttttatttatttattttttgattaaaAAGGCTTCTGTCTTGCCACCCCACCCCGTCGCCCAGACATATGAAGAATtcgggagattgttgtcacagcTAGGGAGCAACCAGTgcttgccagaaattgctgcagttcttgtaatgttgctgtaggcctcttgacAGTCTCCCTGTCCAGTTTTcacctgatcttctcatcaattctAGAGGGACGACCTTTTCCTAGTAGAGTCAGTgtcgtgccatattttctccacttgttgattattgtctttacagtgttccgtGATATATCTAATCctgtttgatatttttcaacagtgagatcccgtacctactTTGTAGGCTGTTTGTGGCCCATGACTTTTCCAGCTGGATGCTACCAAGAAAATCCTATGGATCCTATAGAAAATCCTAGTCCTAGTCAGGAGAATCCTATCAAAACAcctgtactttatttgggggtaactttaattgatggcaggtgtatactaattagtatctaacatgagtttgaatgtgattggttgattctgaacactgccacattcccaattataaaagggtgtgcacatttattttaggttatgtttctttctttttttttttgccctaaaatgattcttaatatttttcactttaatttatagGCTAAAATTTCACAACAACAGTAGAGAAGgttctgatatgatttatcttggtttcatatttttacattgtgtagattttttatatccactgcatTAGACAAATTCGGGAATTTAAtggcactgtggtataagtaaggaataaaacacttgggggcatgTTCTGTTTGCCAACACTgataacactggagactcctttcaaaaaaATTGTGAATAAATATGTCCTtgcagaaaacgtcaccatttTGACaattacaaatgttttttttctcttccaatTTATTTATGTTGAGTGTCAGTTTTTCAGGTTGCcgtgttactgtagaaacaataatgtattagaatttcCTTGCAGCCTGAACTACTTCTTCAGTTTTAAAGCTTCTTCAGTTTGGCTTCAGAAACATTCCCAAGTAGAACATCTTTAGCACACTAAGAActcttaactatccaaagaacccatAAGGGATCCCCCCCCTTTTCCTGTGAGAAGATAAATCAAGTTTGCATACAAGACTTTGGTTATGTTTGCAACTTCCTgtgtttttccccttttttgctTTCTGTCTATTTGGCATGTTGTAGCATTGGTGACAGCATTTCTCATAAATTCATAGTCAAGCAATAAGCACGCAGAGAAGTCCCTCGTACTAAACAAACAGTCTGTGGAGCCATGTGACTTACGCGCTTTGGATATGAATGTGCAGAAATGAAAGCACTTCAAGAGGAAGCCGCCGCCGTTGAGAACAACGTGTGCAGACGACAATTAGGGAACAGTGTTTCAAGCGATTCAAATGCACCAAGTATTCTTTTGAATCATCATTATAACTTTTTAACTTTGGTGTGTCTCCAGTGGTTTATCGTTTAGCTATATTGTAAATGCTTGCACATTTGCATAGACAGCATTTAGTTAATCAGCACAATGCAAGATAGTGTAATACATGGATATAaactagaaaataaaaatgattaggTGCATCTAATAATCAGCAGAAGCTATTGCagattggaggaaaaaaaaaacatgttatcaAGTACAActtcaaagaaagaaaactctCTATAAAAACACATCTAGTGCAGAAAAGGTCCACGTGAGAACTATGGAAAGCCGCCGCCTCAAAGTATAATTCTCTGATCAACATCAGATTACAGAGTATTGAGATGAGCATGCAAACATGTTTTCCCATTAAGCTTATTCAGGTACATAACAAAAGGACTTCTTGATCTCATGTGTTGATGCAAGTAAACTTATCTGTCATATGTAAATGAGTCACTATCAATAGACCGTGATCGCACAACAATTTTCAAAGAATAGTTGTATTCTTTGAAATTTTCAAAGAACAGGAATGACATTTGGAAATACGttttggatgtttgtttgttgtctGGAGTTTGCTActgaatatgaaataataatgaaattccCTTCACAACAACCAATGTGAATAtttacaatggtgcttgaaagtttataaATTCGGTTTTGGCCTATTCCGtcgacaaaacatttttccagtagcgttctggcttgtccacgtgatatTAAGCAAAccgcagaagggcagcaatgttctttttgaagagcagtggctttctccttgcaaccctgccatacacaccattgttgttcagtgttctcctgatggtggactcatgaacattaacattagccaatgtaagAATGGCCTTttgttgcttagaagttaccctgggttcctttgtgacctcgcagactattacacgtcttgctcttggagtgatatttgttggttgaccactcctggggaggatAACAATGGtcatgaatttcctccatttgtacacagtatgtctgactgtggattggggAAGTCCAAACTCTTTGGAAATGGTTTTACAActagcctgatgagcatcaacagctctttttctgaggtcctcagaaatctcctttgtttgtaccatgatacacttccacataCGTGTTGTGAAACTCAGACTTTAATAATTCCCTGTTCTTTCAATAAAACaggacactcactcacacctgattgtcattccattgattgaaaacacctgactctaatgtCACCTTtaaatcctagaggttcacctacttttgctactcacagatatgtaacattggatcattttcctcaataaataaatggtcacgtgtaatatttttgtctaatttgtttaattgggttctctttgtttacttttaggatgatgttttaagttatatttatgcagatatatagaaaattctaaagggttcacaaactttcaagcaccactgtatatacactttacctTGAAATATGATCATTAAAAGACATTAAAATGAGCATCTCATACTCGTCCTTTTCCAAGTCATCCTTTATAGATGACGAGAAATCGACGTTTTTAGTTCCCACAGCATTCACTCAGCCTGAATTTACATTTCTACCAAATATTTAAAGCCATATGCTTTAAATATTGCATCATCCAGATTTCCTCAAGATCATGGGATGAAGAAATGTAaattctcttttgttttttaaatttattttcaatgatATTGTGATTATGACTGACACTGTCACTTTGAAAGTGCAACACTCTTCCCCAAATTACATATTGAAAGTAAATTATGAATTTTAGTTAACCACTATTTGCTAATTTTATGCgtaaccccccccaaaaaaaatcctctttgaaaccttgtaaaaatgagatacagtgccctccactaatattggcacccttggtaaatatgagcaaagaaggctgtgaaaaattttctttattgcttaaccttttgaccttttgttaaaaaatattcacaaaaattctctgctctcatggatatgaaacaattgcaaacaaaacacctatctaaatatatatatataggaatatagctgtgatgtgcggcaaaaggttgttgagcttcacaaaatgggaagtggctataagtaaatagcacaagcattgaaaatgcccatttccaccatcagggcaataattaagacgttccagtcaactggaaatgatatgaatcaacctggaattggatgcatgtctatattgtctcaacacactgtgaagaggatggttcgagtggccaaaaaatctccaaggatcacagatggagaattgcagaagttagttgcgtcttgagGTCAGACAGTcaccaaaactacaatctgaagtctcCTACATTAAGtggtttggaagggtttcaagaaaaaccCTCTATTCTCAcgcaaaaacaaactcaagcatcttcagtttgccagacactactggaacttcaaatgggatcgggttctatggtcagatgaaaccaaaatagagctttttggcaataaacaccagaggtggttttggcacacacagagaggtagccatatggaaaagtacctcaggcccacggttaaatatggtggtggctctttaatgttttgggatgtttttctgccagaggaccaggacattttgttaggatacatggcatcatggactctatcaaatatcaacagatattaaatgaaaacctgactgcctctgccagaacgcttcaaatgggccgtggttggatcttccagcaggacaatgatccaaaacatacatcaaaatcaacacaaaaatggtttactgaccacaaaatcaaggtcctgccatggccatcccagtcccctgacttgaaacccatagaaaacctgtgggatgaactgaagaggacagTCCACCAGCGTTTGAAGGATTTGGAGAAATTCtctatggaggaatggtctcagatcccttgccatgtattctccaacctcatcaggaattataggagaagactcagagctgttatcttggcagcacaaagtattgactaaaagagtgccaataattgttgcacacctatatctaacaaatgtttttttttataaacctatgttgtgtttgcaattgtttgatatccatgagagcagagtatttttgtgaatattgttaaacaaaagatcaaaaggttaaacaataaagacaatttttcaaagccttctttgcgcatatttaccaagggtgccaatattactgaaGAGCACTGTATTATTGTCTGAGATGAATGACCACTTTTCTTAATGGTTAAGTACATGCTTTCTTAGATTCAATGTTGAGAATCCTTGAGTTACTGCAAAAGAGTGTGATTCAGATTTTAAAGTTGGTGCTATAGCTGTTTTTCCCCCTATAGCATCTTTTTTTATGGCGTCAGAAACCACAAAATGCTTCAGAGATTCTGTGAAGTAAAATATTAGCGATGAACAAAGTGCTTTCATTAGTCTGGAAAATGTCACTTAGTTTACTGTCAGTTAGCTAACTAGGATATCTTGGCAAACTTAGCTAATGCTAGTAAATTACGCCACTTTTGATAGCTGGTGCACAGAGGCTTTACCCAATGGTATGTTCTTAGATTTTGATAATAGTAAATGTGTAGAACTATTCAGTGGCTGAATAGTAGATTAATTGgtttaaaaagcaaacaaaaatgaaggaatgaataaataactccCCAAAATTCCTTTAATCTAATTTTATATTGTCCAATGGAACAAGGAAGGTCGATCTAAAAAACTGACCCCAGATATAGACATCAGAATTTAGTCCCAAGAATCGAAATATCAAGTTTAAGCtgctttcatttaatatttagagCCCCATTTGTAGTTATATTTGAATATTCCATGTTATAGTGACTTTCCTGACAATCCGATGCACAGTAGCAATATCAAGCCATTATAAGGGTAGCAAGTATGGATGACTTGACTGAGTAATTATAAGATGAACACTTATGTTCCTGCTCTTAAAGGCCAATGCAATACCtttcttttttagcatttaaCCTACACTTACTGCTGATTAGCAACATGGAGCTGAACCTAATTTTATTACTATGAACACACAGGAGTGGGAAATAAGGTACAGCAAAAAGATGGCAAATTCTCAAAATcctatttaaataaagttacattttagtGGAAGTTAAAAAGTTTCCACTCTCCAATGCATTTAAGTATTCTaaagtttaaatgtaatttttttttttttttacaaaaagtaaaagtaagccgaaaagttttctgtttatgaaaccaaactcatatatatatatatttaaaaagccaCTGTTTGGGTTTCTGATCCAGGCCCACAACCCTCAAGAGGATGTGTCCTCACTCTGGACTCATAAGTCACTACCAAACcaataaatgcaaatgtgatGAGGCAAGAAGCTTCCATGCATGTTTGCAGCACAGCGTTGCCACCTACCGTCCGTCCAACACACACAGTACTACCATTGAATGAAAGACTATTACAGCTGAGCGACATTTAAATGCACTGCACTTCAAAATGGATGTGGTTTAGTTACATAGTACTTTTATTTTCACAGGCAATTCCTAGAAAGTAAGCCGTCCATTTTCTTCAGAGAAAAACACCAAAAAGTATCCCAAGGTAACAGGAAATGAGATTcttatgaaacatttttttttaattaccatCATATGTCAATatcataaattatattaaacaaaACACCAGCTTTCTATGggtaacttttatttatttatttaataatccatttattttttatttttttgcagagaTTCAATTAATAATGCTGCATTACTGCTGGTGGCAAATTTATACTTATACAGTTCATGAGGTTTTACAGCTATttcataataattataataaaaaagaatgtATCCATTCTTACTGTATCCAGGCAAATAAGCAATTTAatatgtgtggtggcctgggaaaacccatcgACAATCGGCCAAAGTTGGGGTTTTCCACCTATTTTGACaccttaaatgtaaataaatagttttcGCCGAAACAGTATGGAAAGGTTTGGATTTCTTTTAGCCTGTCTGATTTCCTCAGTGAATGTTACACTTTTGGAGCTAGAAATGTACTTCGGTTTGATATACACGCAGAAGAGAAACCAATTTAGTTGAGCAAATCCTGTAAAAACTCGAAATTTCATCATGTAAAGCATTTTCTCAGGCcaccacacatacatacacatgtttcatagaaaaacaaaagcatgtttaaaaaaaaaacccttacactttttatattaaaagatGACCACACCAAAAATTTGATTACATCCTTATTCTACATTGCAAACTAATACAATGTACAGCAACCTGCCAGTTTCTGTACAATATAACATGGTCCACAGAACAATGTTTTGCCAGTCTTGATATGCAATACGCTCTCAATTACATTTACTTAAAGTGCATTAGTTACCAGGTAATAATGAGATTGATGGCGAGTTTATGTTGGCGCATTGGTGATATGATCAATCATTCAGTTGGGTCATTTTCAAAGATATTTCTAAACATATTAGAGACCTAGACCATGTGATGTACATTTGTATTTCCAAATAAATGTCGCTGAAAATTGTGTACTACTTTTTCATGCATTAATTTAACctaatttttaaccatttgGCAGAAATTTCAAGTGTAAAAATCTAAGCTAAGTTTTAGATAACTAACCAGGCAATCTAAGCTATTCTGACTTCTACAAAGTACCTGACTTTTTAATTTTGGTTATGTTAGATTTTGAAGCACTACAACATATTTCAAGTTGATTTTTGACTTAGCTAATAGTTTGGAGTACCAATTTTCAATAGCGATGTACTGTAGATCgttactgtatgtacacaaTAATATTGTAAGAAAGTACACATCACAGTATATTATGGTCTCAGGTGGTAAGACtcaagttttattattttatcaagcAATACAATATCTTAAGGAAAATCAAGTATTTATTCTCAGTGGGTTAGCTAGGTCTCTAATATACATATCTGTGCTCGCCGAAATTTTGGTAAAGGTCCAGTATACTGTCATATTGAGTAAGTTACTACAATCTATTATGAAGAGCCTTTAGTTCCTCAGTTCCAAATGGCCTATTGAGAACGGCTTTTTGTGGTAGAACTCCATGGGAACTCATCGGTTCAGCCTGAATGAAGGTGTATGTTACCTGGGAACCAAACACACTTTTaaagaaagacattttaatCCTAGAGAAGTCGGGTGTGGCCTCATTTCTGCAGCAGTGCCTGGTAGATGTCGGATTTTAAAAACCGCGGGTAAGAGTCCCTCGTCATGAGCCTGTAGATCAGAGCTTGGGCCATTTCAAAGGTGGCCTCGTCCGGCTCCgagatgttttttgttattgtcGCTCGAGTCTTACAGTCAATGTTGATCTGGAAACAAATGAATGCTATTTCTGTTATTTTGGCATGTTGAACAgcaattattcttattattgttgttgttattattattattattattattattattattattattattatagtttttttCAGCCTGGCTTTCATTAGCACATTTTGCAGCTTAGTTTAACTACTAGTCAAATAATGATGCAGTTGTGATATATTTATTACTCCATCTGCACATTTCAAGGATTCATGTGAACAAGGGTATGAAACCTGCTTGTAAACAGGTACCTTCACCACATTTCCAAATCCTCAAGGAACCAAGAGCCAACATACCTGCCGGGGGGCCTCCGTTTGTACAAACTCAGAGTAGATCCTATTGGCCTCACACATCCTTTCTGTCCTGCATGAGATCTTCTTGTATTCCAC contains:
- the rgs1 gene encoding regulator of G-protein signaling 21, yielding MAIKFCCFAKEPVEDVTVWSESIEKLLESQAGLHAFTEFLKSEYSEENILFWQACVEYKKISCRTERMCEANRIYSEFVQTEAPRQINIDCKTRATITKNISEPDEATFEMAQALIYRLMTRDSYPRFLKSDIYQALLQK